From the genome of Thermogutta terrifontis, one region includes:
- a CDS encoding aldo/keto reductase: MDSRELNRREFVRITTTAATAAAAGMAVASGSAAPADRGDPTKTRSYNENMEYRRLGRTNLWLSAIGLGGHWKKIPYEYNTPEFKKNRREVIAACLDHGINYVDACWDHEVIAYGEAIKGRRDEIYFGYSFGAHESRFPEWGGSLQKMKEGFEMGLKAGGLDYVDLWRITMHEQTSRSNTEKEIEIAMEALEWAKRTGKARFTGVSSHDRNWITEAVAKYPQLEVIVTPYTAGSKRAPQGSMFEAFEKYDVGFIGIKPFASGAVFKSRGMPDSPTKEEDDRRARLVLRYVLSCPQLTTAIPGLITVDQVKNAALAIIERRKEDLSASEQAEVQEIADHMWKNLPHDYGWLRQWEWV; this comes from the coding sequence ATGGATTCTCGCGAACTTAATCGCCGCGAGTTCGTTCGCATCACGACGACGGCGGCCACGGCTGCCGCGGCAGGCATGGCTGTGGCTTCGGGCTCCGCTGCCCCGGCTGATCGGGGTGATCCCACCAAGACCCGCAGTTACAACGAGAATATGGAATACCGACGACTCGGCCGAACGAATCTATGGCTGTCGGCCATCGGTTTAGGGGGCCACTGGAAGAAGATCCCCTACGAGTACAACACGCCGGAATTCAAGAAGAACCGCCGCGAGGTGATCGCTGCCTGCCTGGATCACGGGATCAACTATGTCGATGCCTGCTGGGATCATGAGGTCATCGCTTACGGGGAAGCAATCAAGGGGCGTCGTGATGAGATTTACTTCGGATACTCCTTTGGTGCCCACGAGAGCCGATTCCCGGAATGGGGCGGATCGCTTCAAAAAATGAAGGAAGGCTTTGAAATGGGGCTTAAGGCGGGTGGTCTCGACTACGTGGATCTGTGGCGAATTACCATGCACGAACAGACCAGCCGCAGTAATACCGAAAAAGAGATCGAGATTGCCATGGAAGCCCTGGAATGGGCGAAACGGACGGGCAAAGCTCGGTTCACCGGCGTGTCCAGCCATGACCGTAACTGGATCACCGAGGCCGTGGCCAAGTACCCACAGTTGGAGGTCATTGTGACACCCTACACGGCCGGAAGCAAACGCGCCCCGCAGGGAAGTATGTTTGAAGCGTTTGAAAAATACGACGTGGGCTTCATCGGGATCAAGCCGTTTGCCAGTGGGGCGGTATTCAAGTCGCGTGGTATGCCCGATTCTCCAACCAAGGAAGAAGATGATCGCCGGGCCAGGCTGGTCCTCCGCTACGTGCTGAGCTGCCCTCAACTGACGACCGCGATCCCTGGTCTCATCACCGTGGATCAGGTGAAAAACGCCGCTCTCGCCATCATCGAACGTCGCAAGGAAGACCTGTCGGCCTCCGAGCAGGCGGAGGTCCAGGAGATTGCCGATCACATGTGGAAAAACCTGCCCCATGACTACGGCTGGCTGCGGCAGTGGGAGTGGGTATAA
- a CDS encoding mechanosensitive ion channel domain-containing protein produces MSQPVRVLAILLFVTCVPEGLSFAVTPGMASADDIAGAQPDESHNGYPAEVNLLAQSQAQRMNSLRSPLRVARAQEPAATAQPDAGGGTPPLSPVTPGAGAQSPAEPSVPALSAEDLQLRIQRIQSDPSLDEALKSQIVGIYERALQELAAADKARARAEQFRQQRESITQEIKKLEAELASLEAAAGTVNADDLSLEDIQKAAQEAEERLNAARSARDSVEAEVTRRNSSRQSAKQRADAAQKRIEAARQALAAPPKADQIPALAEAERILHQAEWESARREAEASKEELAYYDKADEALLPLQRRVAAQRLRVAEGEFQQWQQILAQRRQAEAVSRAEKAKQRREQLPPALRTVAEQVEKSAAEVAQLTAKVNSVSAELTRANQQLEELKQQFQTTRDRMGVVGMTGALGLWLRAQRAKLPDTYTLWQRIRKRQEDIRQAQWNLLELSDRHAQAPPLEEEIARWRSRLMGEDLDHHPEWEEVLRELLTESYSLLEQQVKLYNRWLNDLVDLDNTERATIRLIEEYRRFIDEHILWIPNTPAFEPSQWSEHFRLTLGVINTLVGVETWSEIGGIIERDVVNNPSLWMSTVLLLLIWGLLLFRLRKILPDLAARVSRGAFYGFWPTLHAVAITVAETLWLPSALFFLAWRLVSPLESTSLSLVIAAGLRSVAEFLLVFDGLRRVAAAGGLGEAHFGWPPNLATALRRQLRWFIFLGVVVTYFCAAIHASNDQRWEAGPGRLAFLAMMALYAVMAAILFRPRGSVWEAVRIHNDRGWFYRGRTVWWLAGVGTPIVLAVLSLLGYSYTAIELAQRFRETIILPLGLGVLEELFNRWLVVRKQRIGLNRARQKRMMEAQSTEAATESGGVVAPPAESEPDLSLVGSQTRRLFGTLQVVLAVFLLWWIWADVLPALGMLRQVRLWGGTPAAVSAAEATSAAPVGTVSVQEGAQAATLPVPVRAVTLADVLLAVVTLVIGAMFAKNIAGLMEIVLPQRLPVDPGLRYALHTVASYLVIGVAIILACGRLGLQWSQAQWLVAALGVGLGFGLQEIFANFVSGLIILFERPIRVGDLVTVGEFSGVVTKIRIRATTILNFERRELIIPNKEFITGKVINWTLSDRTNRVEVAVRVAYGTDPDRVISLLLDVAKNHPHVMSDPAPVVLFEGFGDSSLNFRLFAYVANYDNRLTVINGLHAAVYRRLTEEGISIPFPQRDIHIYYTEQPRSNQSSGAGEASSSPESQIPPQDKGPI; encoded by the coding sequence ATGAGTCAACCTGTTCGCGTCCTTGCAATATTACTTTTTGTGACTTGCGTTCCGGAGGGACTGTCTTTCGCGGTGACGCCGGGCATGGCGTCAGCGGACGACATCGCCGGTGCACAGCCGGACGAGTCGCACAACGGGTATCCCGCGGAGGTGAACCTCCTGGCGCAGTCGCAAGCGCAGCGGATGAATTCTCTTCGCTCGCCGCTTCGAGTCGCCCGTGCGCAAGAACCAGCCGCCACCGCGCAGCCTGATGCAGGGGGAGGCACGCCGCCGCTTTCGCCGGTAACGCCTGGAGCCGGGGCGCAGTCACCCGCCGAGCCTTCCGTGCCCGCATTGTCCGCCGAAGACCTTCAGCTTCGGATTCAGCGGATTCAGTCTGATCCCAGTCTGGACGAGGCTCTCAAATCCCAGATTGTCGGAATCTATGAGCGCGCCCTCCAGGAACTTGCGGCGGCTGACAAGGCCAGAGCTCGCGCGGAGCAATTTCGCCAGCAGCGGGAGTCCATTACCCAGGAAATTAAAAAGCTGGAAGCAGAGCTTGCTTCCCTGGAAGCAGCCGCGGGCACTGTCAATGCGGACGACCTGTCGCTGGAAGACATTCAGAAAGCGGCCCAGGAGGCCGAGGAACGGCTCAATGCGGCGCGGAGTGCCCGTGACTCCGTTGAGGCGGAGGTGACCCGACGTAACTCCTCGCGACAGTCCGCCAAGCAGAGGGCCGACGCGGCGCAGAAACGGATCGAGGCTGCCCGGCAAGCGCTGGCGGCGCCCCCCAAGGCGGATCAGATCCCCGCCCTGGCGGAAGCGGAACGCATCCTGCATCAGGCGGAATGGGAATCGGCACGCCGGGAAGCCGAGGCCAGCAAGGAAGAACTCGCCTATTACGACAAGGCCGACGAAGCCCTCCTCCCTTTGCAGAGACGTGTGGCGGCGCAGCGGTTGCGTGTGGCGGAAGGCGAATTCCAGCAGTGGCAGCAGATCCTGGCTCAGCGGCGTCAGGCCGAGGCGGTCTCTCGCGCGGAAAAAGCCAAACAAAGGCGGGAGCAGCTTCCGCCCGCTCTCCGCACGGTGGCTGAACAGGTGGAAAAATCGGCTGCCGAAGTGGCTCAACTCACGGCGAAGGTTAATTCCGTATCGGCTGAACTCACCCGGGCCAATCAGCAACTGGAAGAGCTTAAGCAGCAATTTCAGACCACCAGGGACCGGATGGGTGTCGTGGGGATGACGGGGGCACTGGGACTTTGGTTGCGTGCGCAGCGGGCGAAACTCCCCGACACTTACACCCTCTGGCAGAGAATTCGCAAGCGTCAGGAAGACATTCGCCAGGCCCAGTGGAACCTGCTGGAATTGAGCGATCGGCACGCGCAGGCACCGCCACTCGAGGAAGAAATCGCACGCTGGCGAAGTCGCCTGATGGGTGAGGATCTTGATCATCATCCGGAGTGGGAGGAAGTCCTCCGGGAGCTGCTCACGGAGTCTTATTCACTGCTCGAACAGCAGGTCAAACTCTACAATCGCTGGCTCAATGACCTGGTGGATTTAGACAACACGGAGAGGGCGACCATCCGGCTGATCGAAGAGTACCGCCGGTTTATCGACGAGCACATTCTGTGGATCCCCAACACCCCCGCCTTTGAACCATCACAGTGGTCTGAGCATTTCCGCCTCACGCTGGGTGTGATCAACACGCTGGTTGGGGTCGAAACATGGTCTGAAATTGGGGGAATTATTGAGCGGGATGTGGTCAATAACCCCAGTCTGTGGATGTCCACCGTTTTGCTCTTATTGATTTGGGGTCTGCTTCTTTTCCGATTGAGAAAAATTCTGCCCGATCTAGCCGCCCGAGTCAGCCGAGGAGCCTTCTACGGATTCTGGCCAACGCTCCACGCGGTAGCCATTACAGTGGCGGAAACGCTCTGGCTCCCCTCGGCTCTTTTCTTTTTGGCGTGGCGGCTGGTGTCGCCTTTGGAAAGCACTTCGTTGAGTTTGGTCATTGCGGCGGGGCTGCGCTCGGTGGCTGAGTTCTTGCTGGTCTTCGATGGGTTGCGTCGGGTCGCGGCCGCCGGCGGTTTGGGGGAAGCTCACTTCGGCTGGCCACCGAATCTCGCGACGGCCCTCCGCCGTCAACTCCGCTGGTTCATCTTCCTGGGAGTGGTTGTCACGTATTTCTGCGCAGCCATTCATGCCAGTAATGACCAGCGGTGGGAAGCCGGCCCAGGGCGTTTGGCCTTCCTGGCGATGATGGCTCTTTATGCGGTGATGGCGGCGATCCTCTTCCGCCCGCGGGGGTCCGTCTGGGAAGCGGTGCGCATTCACAACGACAGAGGATGGTTCTATCGAGGACGGACGGTCTGGTGGCTTGCCGGGGTGGGAACCCCAATTGTTCTGGCCGTGCTTTCTTTGCTTGGCTACAGCTACACGGCCATCGAGCTGGCCCAGCGATTCCGAGAGACGATCATCCTGCCGTTAGGACTGGGCGTCTTGGAAGAGCTCTTCAACCGCTGGCTTGTTGTTCGCAAGCAGCGGATTGGCCTCAATCGTGCCCGGCAAAAACGTATGATGGAAGCTCAGAGTACTGAAGCTGCCACGGAGAGCGGCGGGGTCGTGGCGCCACCCGCGGAATCCGAGCCCGATCTTTCCTTGGTCGGTTCCCAAACGCGGCGACTGTTCGGCACGCTTCAGGTCGTGCTCGCGGTGTTCCTGCTGTGGTGGATCTGGGCAGACGTTCTGCCGGCCCTGGGAATGTTACGGCAGGTGCGATTGTGGGGGGGAACTCCGGCGGCAGTCTCCGCGGCGGAAGCGACATCGGCTGCACCTGTGGGGACTGTGTCGGTCCAGGAGGGGGCTCAAGCGGCAACCCTGCCGGTTCCGGTAAGGGCGGTCACTCTGGCGGATGTGCTCCTGGCCGTTGTCACGCTTGTGATTGGTGCGATGTTCGCGAAGAATATCGCGGGTCTTATGGAGATTGTGCTTCCGCAGAGATTGCCCGTCGATCCGGGTCTACGCTATGCCCTGCACACGGTGGCATCGTATCTAGTCATCGGAGTGGCCATTATCTTGGCCTGTGGACGCCTGGGGTTGCAGTGGTCGCAGGCCCAGTGGTTGGTGGCGGCTCTGGGTGTCGGGTTGGGATTCGGATTGCAAGAAATCTTCGCAAATTTTGTCTCCGGTCTCATTATTCTCTTTGAAAGACCGATTAGGGTGGGCGATTTGGTCACGGTGGGCGAGTTTTCGGGAGTCGTCACAAAAATCCGCATCCGCGCAACGACAATCCTCAATTTTGAGCGTCGCGAACTGATCATTCCCAATAAGGAGTTCATCACGGGAAAAGTCATCAACTGGACGTTGAGTGATCGCACCAATCGCGTCGAAGTAGCTGTGCGTGTGGCGTATGGAACCGATCCCGATCGGGTGATCTCGCTGCTTCTCGATGTCGCCAAAAACCATCCTCATGTCATGTCAGATCCGGCGCCCGTTGTACTGTTTGAGGGATTTGGCGATAGCTCGCTCAATTTCCGGCTCTTTGCGTATGTGGCGAATTATGACAATCGTCTGACGGTGATTAACGGGCTCCATGCCGCGGTGTACCGCCGGTTGACGGAAGAGGGTATCTCGATCCCCTTCCCGCAGCGGGACATCCACATTTATTACACAGAACAACCGCGATCCAATCAGTCCAGCGGAGCAGGCGAAGCGTCCTCTTCTCCCGAATCACAGATTCCCCCTCAGGATAAAGGCCCCATTTGA
- a CDS encoding Gfo/Idh/MocA family protein — MSASARKGEERSPHTTRRDFLVTGGMAGVGALALMARAVPAVHAAESHTIRLALIGCGGRGSGAVKDAFSVANGPVELYAMADIFEDRLESSRKVLSDMYGQQVNVEGRCFVGFDAYKHAIDCLRPGDVAMLTGYAAFRPMQLEYAVSKGVNVFMEKSFACDPVGVRRVIAAGKKAQEKNVKIAAGLQCRHSVNRHELIRRIKDGELGDIISVRAYRMEAVGPLGPKPADVPELFWQIRNFFRFFWVSGGLFSEMDIHQIDEICWIKDAWPVRAHGVGGRAVNSTDRSQNLDSYFAEWTFPDGTQGIDVVRYVPNCYNHFATYIHGSKRAAQFSGPVHAGIVRIFKDQRIDEDNILWEAPKEKLTPWQAEWADFFDSIRNDKPHNEAERAALANLAAIIGRAAVHSGQVVTWDEAMASQFQFCPNIDQMTAETPPPIQPDERGFYPVPVPGQWKEI, encoded by the coding sequence ATGTCTGCATCGGCACGAAAAGGCGAAGAACGGTCACCGCACACCACGCGGCGCGATTTTCTGGTGACAGGCGGGATGGCGGGAGTTGGTGCGCTGGCGCTGATGGCGCGGGCAGTGCCGGCCGTCCATGCGGCGGAAAGTCACACCATCAGACTGGCGCTCATCGGTTGCGGAGGCCGGGGTTCCGGGGCCGTCAAGGATGCCTTTTCCGTGGCTAACGGTCCCGTGGAACTGTATGCCATGGCCGATATCTTCGAAGACCGGCTGGAGAGCTCGCGCAAAGTGCTTTCCGACATGTATGGTCAGCAGGTTAACGTGGAAGGCCGCTGTTTCGTCGGTTTTGATGCCTACAAGCACGCCATTGATTGCCTGCGACCAGGTGATGTGGCGATGCTAACGGGGTATGCGGCATTTCGGCCCATGCAGCTTGAATACGCCGTGAGCAAAGGCGTGAACGTGTTCATGGAAAAATCGTTCGCCTGCGATCCGGTGGGCGTGCGTCGCGTGATAGCCGCAGGCAAGAAAGCCCAGGAGAAAAACGTCAAGATCGCCGCGGGGCTCCAGTGCCGACATTCGGTCAATCGACATGAATTGATTCGTCGCATCAAAGATGGCGAGCTGGGCGACATCATTTCAGTTCGGGCATATCGCATGGAAGCCGTGGGGCCCCTCGGACCCAAGCCCGCCGATGTTCCCGAACTGTTCTGGCAGATCCGCAATTTCTTCCGATTCTTCTGGGTGTCGGGAGGGCTGTTCAGCGAAATGGATATTCACCAGATCGACGAAATCTGCTGGATTAAAGACGCCTGGCCGGTCCGGGCCCACGGCGTGGGAGGCCGGGCCGTCAACAGCACGGATCGCAGCCAGAATCTCGATTCCTATTTCGCTGAATGGACGTTCCCCGATGGCACACAGGGGATCGACGTCGTGCGGTACGTTCCCAACTGTTACAACCACTTCGCCACGTACATTCACGGCAGCAAGCGGGCGGCGCAGTTTTCTGGGCCGGTGCACGCCGGCATTGTCAGAATCTTCAAGGATCAGAGGATTGACGAGGACAACATCCTCTGGGAGGCTCCCAAGGAGAAGCTGACGCCCTGGCAGGCGGAATGGGCCGACTTCTTTGATTCCATCCGCAATGACAAACCCCACAACGAGGCGGAACGAGCGGCCCTGGCCAACCTGGCGGCCATCATCGGTCGGGCGGCCGTGCACTCGGGCCAGGTCGTCACGTGGGACGAGGCGATGGCCTCCCAGTTCCAGTTTTGCCCCAACATCGATCAGATGACGGCCGAAACACCCCCGCCAATCCAGCCCGATGAGCGAGGATTCTATCCGGTGCCGGTGCCCGGCCAGTGGAAGGAAATCTGA
- a CDS encoding ABC transporter permease subunit/CPBP intramembrane protease, which translates to MTWRNVRIIFAREIRDQLRDRRTIFMVAVLPVFLYPLLGLSFFQIAQFMGEKPSRILVIGAREPLDPPLFENNRFCEMFFASPAEARLLELAFFREEPEDHGLPRAPEGWETLAKEAITSQDFDAVLVFPPGFAGELARFREEIRRQLTAHFPGDIRNPADTHFESTGSKDHDELSHSGESPPGKGQPVIVARSAIPSPQIYYSSAQERSQTAYNRLQRVLEQWSTQVMIANLAAAQLPPEAARPFRLEIADVSAGTSLQGAAVWAKIFPVLLVIWSLTGSFYPAVDLCAGEKERGTLETLLSSPASRKEIVLGKLAAITVFSMATAVLNLVSMGLTGWLAFGNLPQFSAPPLSSVLWLGLALLPTSAAFSCLALGIAAFARSTKEGQYYLMPLLFVTLPLVGLPMARGLELDLGTALIPIAGLVLLLKTLIEGQIAEALRFVAPVTAVTLGGCLLMLRWSVQQFNREQVLFRESERFDLTAWLRYATRRRSVPTPALALLCGVSILLVRFVLTQALARTSLTLSFMQQALITQLVVVLLPVGVMTGLFVDRPRETLLLRWPRWRHVLGAALLAVALCPAFSTFKLWVTKLYPLDPAIAEYLKQLSTSVPDWPTLLFVMALVPAVCEELAFRGFVLSGFRSGLRPLEAVVYSAVFFALTHALMQQSVVAFVAGLVLGMLALRTGSLYPCVVYHAMHNGLGLVLGSITAEVYRQHPWLESLASWTEDGLMFHGPIVAAGILAAGLIVSWMIPHSPDRPTPEHDAD; encoded by the coding sequence ATGACGTGGCGTAACGTTCGCATCATCTTCGCCCGCGAAATCCGCGATCAGTTGCGTGATCGCCGGACGATCTTCATGGTGGCGGTGCTCCCGGTGTTCCTCTATCCGCTCCTGGGTTTGAGCTTCTTTCAAATTGCCCAGTTCATGGGCGAAAAGCCCAGTCGGATTCTGGTCATCGGCGCTCGGGAACCGCTCGATCCACCGCTGTTTGAAAACAATCGCTTTTGTGAAATGTTTTTCGCCAGTCCCGCGGAAGCCCGCCTTTTGGAGCTTGCGTTTTTCCGCGAGGAACCCGAGGATCACGGTCTTCCCAGAGCGCCCGAGGGCTGGGAAACCCTCGCCAAGGAGGCCATCACATCGCAGGATTTTGATGCCGTCCTGGTCTTTCCGCCGGGATTCGCCGGCGAGCTTGCGCGATTTCGGGAAGAGATCCGCCGTCAATTGACGGCGCATTTCCCTGGGGATATTCGGAATCCGGCAGACACTCATTTTGAAAGTACCGGGTCAAAAGACCACGACGAATTAAGTCACTCCGGCGAGAGTCCGCCTGGGAAGGGCCAACCGGTCATTGTGGCGCGGTCCGCGATTCCGTCGCCCCAGATTTATTACTCTTCCGCGCAGGAAAGATCACAAACCGCCTACAATCGACTGCAGCGCGTCCTGGAGCAATGGAGTACCCAGGTGATGATCGCCAACCTGGCGGCCGCCCAATTGCCGCCCGAGGCCGCGCGCCCCTTCCGCCTCGAAATCGCGGATGTCTCGGCGGGGACCTCGCTTCAGGGGGCTGCCGTTTGGGCCAAGATTTTCCCTGTCCTGCTGGTCATCTGGTCTCTTACCGGTTCGTTCTACCCCGCCGTGGATCTGTGTGCCGGAGAGAAAGAACGCGGAACGCTGGAAACGCTTCTTTCCAGCCCCGCCAGTCGAAAGGAAATCGTCCTCGGCAAGCTGGCGGCCATCACGGTTTTCAGCATGGCGACCGCGGTCCTCAACCTGGTCAGCATGGGGCTGACAGGGTGGCTGGCGTTCGGCAACCTGCCGCAGTTTTCCGCGCCCCCATTGTCCTCGGTCTTGTGGCTGGGACTGGCCCTGTTGCCGACTTCAGCCGCATTTAGTTGCTTGGCGTTGGGCATCGCCGCATTTGCACGCAGCACAAAAGAGGGCCAGTACTATCTGATGCCGCTGCTTTTTGTGACGTTACCGCTCGTCGGCCTCCCCATGGCGCGAGGCCTTGAGCTGGACCTGGGCACGGCCCTTATTCCGATTGCGGGCCTGGTCTTGCTGCTGAAGACACTCATCGAAGGGCAAATCGCCGAGGCCCTCCGCTTCGTCGCGCCGGTGACCGCGGTCACTCTGGGCGGATGCCTTCTCATGCTCCGCTGGTCTGTTCAGCAGTTCAATCGAGAACAAGTGCTCTTCCGGGAGAGTGAGCGATTTGATCTCACTGCCTGGCTGCGATACGCCACACGCCGGCGTTCCGTCCCAACCCCGGCACTGGCACTTTTGTGCGGGGTCAGCATTCTGCTGGTTCGTTTTGTGCTGACACAAGCTCTCGCCCGGACTTCGCTGACACTCAGTTTCATGCAACAGGCGCTCATCACGCAGTTGGTTGTGGTCCTCCTGCCGGTGGGGGTGATGACGGGACTGTTTGTGGACCGGCCGCGCGAGACACTGCTCCTTCGCTGGCCACGTTGGCGACACGTTTTGGGTGCCGCATTGCTGGCCGTTGCTCTGTGTCCCGCATTCAGCACATTCAAACTCTGGGTGACAAAGCTGTACCCTCTCGATCCGGCCATCGCGGAGTACCTCAAGCAACTCTCCACAAGCGTGCCGGACTGGCCTACCCTGCTGTTCGTGATGGCTCTCGTACCGGCCGTGTGCGAGGAACTCGCCTTCCGAGGATTCGTGCTCTCCGGCTTTCGGAGCGGTTTGCGGCCTCTGGAAGCCGTCGTGTACTCCGCCGTGTTTTTCGCCCTCACTCACGCCCTCATGCAGCAGTCGGTGGTGGCATTCGTTGCCGGATTGGTCCTGGGAATGCTTGCCCTCCGCACCGGCAGCCTTTATCCCTGTGTGGTGTACCATGCAATGCACAATGGCCTGGGGCTGGTTCTGGGATCGATCACGGCCGAGGTCTACCGGCAGCATCCCTGGCTGGAATCCCTGGCCAGTTGGACGGAGGACGGACTGATGTTTCATGGGCCGATCGTGGCCGCCGGCATTCTCGCCGCCGGACTGATCGTCTCCTGGATGATCCCGCACTCGCCAGATCGGCCGACCCCCGAGCATGACGCCGACTGA
- a CDS encoding ABC transporter ATP-binding protein — MCSVVVENLAKHYEDLRRGRIVALEGLSFVARPGEVFGLLGPNGAGKTTTLRILATLLRPTSGRAVVNGYDCLTQPDEVRRSIGFMSVNTAVYDRMTAWEMVEYFGLLYGLPRDVLRARMEELFNRLRMWEIRDVLGAKMSTGMKQKVSVARALIHDPPVLIFDEPTAGLDVLVARALLKTIAELRDQGKCVIFSTHIMREAEKLCDRIAILYRGKILAAGTLPELREEYREHDLEELFFRLITQVELENGQPTVAHQESRREPCDRNTVGTEHDTHTGSPALNRPT, encoded by the coding sequence ATGTGCAGCGTTGTGGTGGAAAATCTCGCCAAACACTATGAGGACCTCCGTCGGGGGCGGATTGTGGCCCTGGAAGGGCTCAGTTTCGTTGCCCGACCAGGCGAGGTTTTCGGCCTGTTAGGCCCCAATGGGGCGGGTAAAACCACCACTCTGCGGATCCTCGCCACGCTGCTGAGGCCGACCTCCGGCCGGGCCGTGGTCAACGGCTACGATTGCTTAACACAGCCCGATGAGGTTCGCCGGTCGATCGGGTTCATGTCTGTCAACACGGCCGTGTATGACCGCATGACGGCCTGGGAGATGGTCGAATATTTTGGACTTCTCTACGGGTTGCCGCGGGACGTGTTACGGGCTCGCATGGAGGAGCTTTTCAACCGGCTGCGAATGTGGGAGATCCGCGATGTCCTGGGAGCCAAGATGTCCACCGGGATGAAGCAGAAGGTGTCCGTCGCCCGCGCCCTCATTCACGATCCACCCGTACTCATTTTCGATGAACCGACTGCCGGATTGGACGTCCTGGTGGCAAGAGCGCTGCTCAAAACCATCGCAGAGTTGCGAGACCAGGGAAAATGCGTGATTTTCTCCACGCATATCATGCGCGAGGCGGAAAAACTCTGTGACCGCATCGCCATCCTCTATCGCGGAAAGATTCTGGCGGCGGGGACATTGCCGGAACTTCGCGAAGAGTACCGCGAGCACGATCTGGAAGAGCTTTTCTTCCGCCTGATCACCCAGGTCGAACTGGAAAACGGCCAGCCGACAGTGGCCCATCAAGAAAGTCGCCGCGAGCCGTGCGATCGCAACACGGTGGGAACTGAACACGACACTCACACAGGATCACCCGCACTCAACCGTCCGACATGA
- a CDS encoding glycoside hydrolase family 5 protein, with protein sequence MWRRATVVMTTWMVALVSIGLGVCRADGANPDDWPDAWTQVKRLGRGVNIIGYDPLWRDRSRARFREEFFSMIRKAGFQHVRINLHPFRDNPNYSGEGAGLRPEYLETLDWAVDRALQAGLLVVLDFHEFTAIGKDPDRLKARYMACWEVIAEREKNRPPEVLFELLNEPNSAMTPELWNTWAKEALSIVRRSNPKRTVIIGPGQWNNIAALDKLALPDDPNIIVTVHYYSPFDFTHQGAPWAGKADKVGIHWGTEQDREAVRKDFDRAQAWAEKHKRPIYLGEFGVYDKAPQEDRVAWLSFVTREAERRGWAWAYWQFDGDFILYDIPNNRWVEQILKAIIPDVAPAAP encoded by the coding sequence ATGTGGCGGCGAGCAACGGTGGTGATGACAACCTGGATGGTCGCTCTCGTTTCGATCGGGTTGGGTGTTTGCCGGGCAGACGGTGCGAACCCCGACGATTGGCCCGACGCCTGGACGCAGGTCAAACGGCTGGGGCGAGGTGTGAATATCATCGGGTATGATCCGCTGTGGCGGGATCGTTCCCGGGCAAGGTTCCGCGAAGAGTTCTTCTCCATGATTCGCAAGGCCGGCTTCCAGCACGTGCGAATCAACCTCCATCCCTTCCGCGATAATCCCAACTACAGTGGCGAAGGTGCGGGATTGCGGCCGGAGTATCTGGAAACACTCGACTGGGCCGTGGATCGGGCTCTTCAGGCGGGGCTCCTGGTGGTTCTGGACTTCCACGAATTCACTGCCATCGGGAAGGACCCTGATCGCCTCAAGGCCCGGTATATGGCGTGCTGGGAAGTGATCGCCGAACGAGAGAAGAATCGGCCGCCGGAGGTGTTGTTTGAGCTTCTCAATGAGCCCAACTCGGCGATGACCCCCGAACTGTGGAACACCTGGGCCAAGGAGGCACTGAGCATCGTTCGGCGTTCCAATCCGAAGCGGACCGTGATCATTGGCCCGGGACAGTGGAACAACATTGCAGCCCTCGACAAACTCGCGCTCCCCGACGATCCGAACATCATCGTAACGGTGCATTATTACAGCCCCTTCGACTTCACGCATCAGGGCGCACCCTGGGCGGGAAAAGCGGACAAGGTCGGCATTCACTGGGGAACCGAACAGGATCGCGAAGCCGTGCGGAAAGACTTTGACCGTGCCCAGGCCTGGGCGGAAAAGCACAAACGGCCGATTTATCTGGGCGAGTTCGGCGTGTACGACAAAGCCCCTCAGGAAGACCGGGTGGCCTGGCTGAGTTTTGTGACCCGAGAGGCGGAACGCCGCGGATGGGCCTGGGCTTACTGGCAGTTTGACGGAGATTTCATCCTCTACGATATTCCCAACAATCGCTGGGTGGAGCAGATCCTGAAGGCCATCATTCCCGATGTCGCGCCAGCAGCGCCTTGA